The genomic stretch CAGCTGCAGCAAGGAGACGATCCTCACCCGCAGCCGACGCGAGCTCAGAAAGCCTCGGCCCAAGCGTGAAGCGCCCCTGCACGTCGCGAGCCACGAAACGGTGATATTCCAAGGCAACCGCAAGCCTATGTGCGGTGGGGCGGGCAAGGTGAGTTGCGTTGACGAGCTGGGCGAGCGTGAGCGGCCCGGACTCCAGTGCTGATAAAACTAGTGTGGCCTTGTCTAGAACTCCGACGCCACTTCCGCTACGATTGTCCATACCCTGATATTCTCATCTCAAGAGATGAGATGCAAGCTAGTTTTGTCAGTAGTTCAGTAAAAGTGAGGAAATATGAGCGGCACATTAGCAGAAAAAGTATGGCGCGATCATATCGTCAAAAAAGGCGAGAACGGTGCGCCCGACCTCCTTTACATTGACCTACAGCTTGTTCACGAAGTGACCAGCCCGCAAGCCTTCGAAGGCCTGCGGCAGGCTGGGCGTAAAGTTCGCCGCCCCGATCTGACTATCGCGACCGAAGACCACAATACGCCCACGGTCAACATCGACCTGCCCATCGCTGATCCCACCTCGCGCACGCAAATCCACACGCTGCGTAAAAACGCCGAGGATTTCGGCGTGCGTCTGCATTCGTTGGGGGATGCCGACCAGGGGATCGTGCACGTCGTCGGCCCGCAGCTGGGCATCACCCAGCCGGGCATGACCATCGTGTGTGGCGATTCGCATACCTCCACGCATGGCGCGTTCGGCGCGCTCGCCTTCGGAATCGGCACCTCCCAGGTGGAACACGTGTTGGCCACCCAAACCCTGCCGGTCGCGCCGTTTAAGACGATGGCGATCAACGTCAACGGCAAGCTCAAGCCAGGCACCACCGCGAAAGACATCATTTTGGCCGTCATCGCGAAAATCGGCACGAACGGCGGCTCGGGCTACGTGCTCGAATACCGCGGCGAGGCCATCCGCAACCTCTCCATGGAGGGGCGGATGACGATCTGCAACATGTCGATTGAAGCCGGCGCGCGTGCTGGCATGATTGCCCCCGACGAAACGACCTTCGAATACATCAAGGGCCGCCCGCACGCCCCCGAGGGCGAAGAGTGGGACGCGGCACTCGAATATTGGAAGACTCTGCGCAGTGACGACGACGCCGTGTTCGACGCCGAAGTGGACCTCAACGCAGACGACCTGGAACCTTTCGTCACCTGGGGAACCAACCCCGGACAAGGCATTCCGATCTCCGGCGAGGTTCCCGATCCTGCCGACATGGGCGACGAGACGCTGCGCGCAGCAGCCGAGCGCGCCTTGGAATACATGGACTTGGAGCCGGGCACGAAGATGCGCGATATCGCCGTCGACACCGTGTTCATCGGCTCGTGTACCAATGGTCGAATCGAAGACCTGCGCAGCGTGGTCAACGTGATCAAAGGCAAGAAGAAGGCGGAGGGCGTGCGCGTCATGGTCGTACCCGGCTCGGCGCGTGTTCGCCTGCAGGCCGAACAGGAAGGCCTGGACAAGGTGTTCCTCGACTTCGGCGCAGAATGGCGCAACGCCGGGTGCTCGATGTGTCTGGGCATGAACCCGGATCAGCTCTCGCCAGGTGAGCGAGCGGCGTCGACATCGAACCGTAACTTCGAAGGCCGCCAAGGCAAGGGCGCGCGCACCCATCTGGTCTCGCCGCTCGTGGCAGCAGCGACGGCCGTGCGCGGCAAGCTGTCAACGCCGGCTGACTTGGTCGACTAAATCTCGAGGACTGGGGGAGTTAAAGCATGGAAAAGTTTATTAAGCACACCGGCGTTGGCGTTCCGCTGCGCAGGTCGAACGTGGACACCGATCAGATCATTCCCGCGGTTTTCCTCAAGCGAGTATCGCGCACCGGCTTCGAAGACGCGCTGTTTTACGCGTGGCGCAAGGATCCCGACTTCGTGCTCAACAAAGAAGAGTACAAGCGTGGTTCAGTGCTCGTGGCCGGGCCAGATTTTGGCACCGGTTCCTCGCGCGAACACGCGGTCTGGGCACTCAAAGACTATGGTTTTAGGGCCGTGCTCGCGCCGCGTTTTGCCGATATCTTCCGCGGCAACTCGGGTAAGCAAGGGCTCGTGGCCGGCGTCGTCGCTCAAGAAGACATCGAACAGCTGTGGAAGATTCTCGAGAACGAACCCGGCACGGAGGTGACCGTGGATCTGGAAAACCGGCAGGTGCATGCCGCTGGTTTCACGTGCTCGTTCCAAATCGATGACTACACGCGGTGGATGCTCATGGAGGGCCTCGACGACATCGGCATCACCTTGCGCGACGAAGAGCTCATCACCGAGTTCGAACGCAACCGGCCGAGCTTCAAACCGAAGACCCTGCCTGCGAAAACAGCGGGGGCCGAGCATGTGGAATCGGCGCGGCCCGTGGGAGCAGACGACCAGCTGGTCTAGCGCACCGGCTGACCGTGGAGCGCGTCCGGCTTCTTGAGGAGTTTGAGATTTCTGTGCAGGCGAGCGTTCCGCGCTCGTGGATTTACGCGCAGCCATGCATGAGAGCGGACGCCAGGCCGTTGTTATTCTTCATTCGCGGACGAACATGGATTGCTTCGACGAGGTTGTGAACCTTGACGAGCTCTAAGCCACAAGGTAGCTTTATTGCAAGAGACACGAAGCAATACGCAAGCATGGCGGCGTGATCATTCTTGAGTAGTTGTGGTAAAGCGAAGCAGGATCCGATGAAGAATCAGTCTATTCCGAAACGCAAATGGGCATTCTTCGCTTTCTACCTTGGGGTGGCTTGTTTCGCCGCGACAGGTGTTTTTCGTGACCACGCCGTGATTTGTGTGGCGATCGGACTAACTCTCCAGGCCATCGCATTGGGATTATTCATATCAAGCGAAAAACAGCGCCCGAAAACGTGAGCACCTGACCTTCTGGAAAACTCATCGGCTCACCCGAACGATACACGCTGATCACCCGGCGCGACGCACACCTCATAGGAATCGCCGCCCGATGCCGGTAAGATGGCAGGACTGGCAGGAAGGTGGATATGGCTGGAGTGTTGAAAGTGCGCGGCGGACGCCCGCTCACCGGTGAGATCCGGGTGCGTGGAGCGAAGAACCTCGTATCGAAAGCGATGGTCGCAGCGCTACTGACCGACGAAACATCCGTGTTGCGCAATGTTCCGTTGATCCGGGACGTTGACGTCGTCTCTGAGCTTTTGCGTATGCATGGTGCGGAAGTTGACTACGATCAAGCCGCAGGAACCGTGACGATCACGCCGGCGAGCCTGCACCTGCCCGACCCGGCAATGGTGGACGAACTTGCTGGCTCCTCGCGTATCCCTATCCTGTTTTGTGGTCCGCTCCTACATCGGCTGGGGGAGGCCTTCATCCCTGATCTTGGCGGCTGCCACATCGGCGATCGCCCGGTCGACTTCCACCTGCGGGTGCTGGAGGATTTCGGCGCGATACGCGACGAACAAGAACTCGGCCTGCACCTGACAGCCCCGAGCGGTCTGAAGGCCCGCAAGGTGAAACTTCCGTACCCGTCTGTGGGCGCCACCGAGCAGACCCTACTGGCCGCGGTACGCGCCAAAGGCATTACCGAGCTACGCGGTGCGGCCGTTGAGCCGGAGATCATGGATCTTATTGCCATCTTGCAGAAGATGGGCGCTCTTATCACCGTGGATACGGATCGCACGATTCACATCGAAGGCGTCGAGCGCCTACACGGGTTCACACATACCGCCTTGCCGGATCGGATCGAGGCTGGCTCGTGGGCGGCCGCCGCGCTCGCCACGAAGGGTGATATTACGATCCTTGGTGCCGTCCAGGATCCCATGATGAACTTCCTCAACGTCTACCGCAAGGTGGGCGGGGAGTTTGACGTGTTCGACGGCGGAATTCGCTTCTGGCATCCAGGTACGCCGCTTCGTAGTCTTCCGATAGAAACAGACGTGCATCCTGGCTTTATGACTGACTGGCAACAGCCGATGGTCGTGGCACTCACGCAGGCAGAGGGTGTGTCCATCGTGCACGAGACGGTGTACGAAAACCGCTTCGGGTTCACCAAAGCGCTGAATAAGATGGGCGCGAAGATTCAGGTTTACCGCGAGTGCCTCGGCTCTAAACGCTGCCGATTCGGGCAGGCGAACTTCTACCACTCGGCAGTCATCCAAGGCCCCACGCCTTTGCAGGCAGCAGACATCACCGTGCCCGATCTGCGCGGTGGATTCTCGCACCTCATCGCGGCGCTGGCTGCCGAAGGCGAGTCCAACGTTGCAGGCATCGACTTGATCAACCGCGGCTACGAGCACTTCATGCAAAAGCTCCAGGCGCTCAACGCCGACGTCGAACGGCTGGACTAACCGGCGTTACGGCTTGTCAAAGAAGATCGTTAACGTCATCGGATCTTCTTTCGTTTCGATGCGGTATGGCATGTCTTCATCCGCGCCGATGACGATTGAGTGCATGCCTTCGAACGGCCCGCTCACATGTGAACCCGTCAGCCCTGAGGGATATTCGGGATTAACAATAAGTTGCGGGTCTGTAGGTTCGGGATAGCGGATGCCAGACACGAAGATCTGCAACGCGCGCTTCCCGTTCACATCGATGGGCAGCCCGGAACCTTCCTCGACCGCCAGCTCGGCCTCGGCCCAACCATCCGTATACCAGTCGATCATCTCGCCAGCGCTCGCGTCGTACTCAATGGTGAAGTATCCAGGCCCCTCAGCTGCTGCAATTGGTAGAGCCTGACCTAAAGAATGCGGCCAGTTAGGCGACTGTGATGGTTCGTTCGGCTTGAGATAATCGCCGGTACGCTGGGCGACTGAAACGTCTGGCAAAGCTGGTTCCTCGGGGCTAGGGCTGGGCGTCACCTCGTCGGTGGGAGTCGGCTCCGGAGTCGCCGTGGGGCTTGCCGACGCCGACGCCGTTGTCGCACTCGGCGTGCTTTCGGCCTCTTCAGAAGAGTTCGAGCACCCGGAGAGCGTCAGCGCCACCACTGCGCACAGCCCAAACAGCCGCTTGCCGAGATACAGCTTAGTTTCCGATGTGGTCATGACAGCCACCGCCTTTCTATGTGATCTACGTCAAGGCTACTATGGGGCTCCGACACAATTCTTGGCGGGCAAGCCTTTCTCACCATCGTGGCGCGCTACTCTCGCTATCGCGGGCGCGCTACTCTCGCCCAGCAGGCAAGGCAGGTAGAATCGCCACGTGAAGAAAATTCGACTAGCACTCATCTATGGCGGCACCTCCGGCGAACACTCCATTTCGCGTATTACCGCGGGCGGGATTTTGCGCGCACTCGATCCGCAGCGCTACGACGTCGTCTCCATCGGCATTCGCCCTGACGGCACGTGGGTACCCGGCGAGGTCGACCCCGCCGCGATGACGATGGACAGCGGACTGGGCGAAGTTCCCGAGTCGGATCGCCGGATCGTCCTGCCACCGGGTGATGGCAGCCAGCCGCTTCTCGAACTTTCCGCGGACGGCACGGACGCACGCGTACTCGGCCCGATCGACGTGGCCTTCCCGGTTCTTCACGGCCCATTCGGCGAGGATGGCACGATCCAGGGCCTGTTCGAAATGGCCAACGTGCCCTACGTGGGGTGCGGCGTGCTCGCGTCCGCCGCGGGCATGGACAAAGACATGATGAAGAAAGTGCTGGTCAGCGCCGGTTTGCCGGTCGGCCCGTACGTCGGGGTGACCGCCCGCCAGTGGCGCACCGAACGCGACCAGGTGCTTGCCGCCGTCGCCGAACTCGAATTCCCGGTGTACGTGAAGCCGGCTCGCGCGGGATCCTCGCTTGGTATTTCGCGAGTGGAGCGTATCGACGACGTCGCCGCGGCGGTCGACGAAGCACAGCGCCACGATCCGAAGGTCGTCATCGAACAGGGCATTGCGGGCCGCGAAATCGAGGTGGCCGTGCTCGGCGGGGGAGCGGACGGCCCGGCGCGCGCCTCCCTTCCCGGCGAGGTGCTGCTGGAGGCGCCCACGGCCGGCTTCTACGATTTCGAAAGCAAGTATGTAGATACCGACGGGCTGACGATGTCGATCCCCGCGCAGATTTCACCTGAGACCACGGACGCCGTGCGCGAGCTGGCGGTGCGCGCCTTCGACGCCTTCGAATGCGAGGGGCTCACCCGCGTGGACTTCTTCGTACGTGAATCCGGCGAGGTGCTCATCAACGAGATCAACACGATGCCCGGTTTCACACCATTTTCGATGTACCCCACAATGTGGGAAGCCACCGGCATTCCCTATGCCGAGCTCATTGACGAGCTCGTGAGGCTCGCCCTCGACCGCCCGCGCGGCTTGCGCTAAGCGGCCAGCAGTTTGCGCTAACTGACCAACGGGGGAGCCGGCACTAAACTCGAAAGCCGCCTAGACGGCGTCGTGATACACCACACACTAAAAGAAGTTGAATATTCAACCGTTGCAGTTTAGAATTATTACAGAAAACAGGTTAGTATTGCCCTTGAGGCACCCTCAAACAACGGAAGGTTCCATCATGAAGATCGCTTACGTCGTCGGATCGCTGTCCAAAGACTCCATCAACCGCGCACTGGCAGAAGCCATCGTGGAGCTCGCGCCGGAAGGCGTAGAAATGGTCGAAGCCGAGATCAAGGATCTCCCGCTGTTCAACCGCGACAACGAACACGACTTCCCCGAGCCCGCCCGCAAGTTCAAGGACCTCATGTACGAAGCCGACGGCGTCCTGTTCATCACGCCCGAGCACAACCGCTCCTACTCGGCTCCGATCCACAACGCGATCGAGTGGGCATCGCGCCCCTACGGTGAGTGGCCGCTGGCCGGCAAGCCGGTTGCGACGGCCGGACATTCGCCGTCGGGCATCGGAACCGCGCTCGCTCAGCAGCAGCTGCGCTCCTCGCTCCTGTTCTTCGGCCCGAAGCTCATGAGCCAGCCGGAGGCCTACATCGACGGCACCCGCACCGGCGTGCTTGAAGACGGCAAGATCACGAACGAAGAATCGCGCGCCGTGCTCAAGCAGTTCATCGAGGCGTTCGCGCAGTTCGTCGAAGCTAACAAGTAAAACTTAGAGGCGAGCTGGTCGGAAGTAAGGGGTGAGTTTACTTCCGCGGCGTACCAGTTCGTCTGCATGATAAACCGCCTTAGTCCTCGGTCGTCCCGATATCATCTGGCATGATGGTGAGCATGCTAATTTCGGAGACGACCGAGGACATTCTCTTATCCCGATTCCTACCTCTACTTCCGGCGTCGAGTGCGATCGTGCCCACCGGCGACGACAGCGCAGTTTTACACATGCGCGGGCACACCGCCGTCTCCACCGACATGCTCGTGGAGGATCGTCATTTTCGCCGTGATTGGTCGAGTGGTAGCGACGTCGGCTTCCGGGCAGCGATGCAGAATCTCGCCGACGCCGTGGCGATGGGTGCACGCCCACGCTCGCTGGTGATTTCGCTCGGCTTACCAGGCGACCTCGAAGTGGAATGGGTGGAAGACTTTGCCCGCGGCCTGGCTGAAGCCTGTAGCGGGCTCGGCGTGAGCGTGGACGGCGGTGACCTCGTGGGGGCTGACGAGATCGTGATTGGGGTGACCGTGCTCGGCGACATGGAGGGCCGCGAGCCAGTGTTGCGTGGCGGTGCCCAGCCCGGCGATATCGTCATTCACGCCGGGAATCTTGGGCATGGGCGTGCCGGGTACGAAATTCTTAACGCAGGCATTGAGGTCGACGACGCCCTGGCACCACTGGTCGATGACTTCCGGCGCCCGAAGCCACCCCTTGAACAGGCGTTGGCCGCTGCGCAATCCGGCGTTCTGACCGCGATGATGGACGTATCCGACGGGCTCATTCGTGACGCGCGGCGGATGGCCAAAGCTTCGGGCGTGTGGATGAACTTTTCAGGCGCGAACCTCGAGCCGCGGCTGAAGGATCTGGCGATTGCGGCCGGCCGCCTGCGTGCCAACCGCCGCGAGTGGCTCTATACCGGGGGAGAAGACCACGGCTTCCTCGCGACCATTCGGCCGGGCACGCCTGTACCTGCCGGGTTCGTGGAGATCGGCGAAGTGATGGGTGCCAGCCAAGGCGGACGCGTGACGCTCGAAGGCCGGGATATCGCAGGCCTAGGCGGCTGGGAACACTTCGGCGGTTAGCTGGGCCGGTGCTGGGCGCGCCCGTGCGATGGCACCGTGGCGCTGGGCCGGGCACGCCCACCGCCGCGTTCCGGGGGTACCTGTTGCGTTCCCGGGGTAGACAAATCGCCGGATTCGGTACCCCCGGAAGCGAACGTGTACCCCGGGAATGCAATGCAGCAAAGGGGAAGCAACAAAATGGCGGGGACCGCTTCGATCCCCGCCAATGTGAAAAGTGTGCGCTTAGATGTTGCGCGTCACCTTGCCAGCCTTAATGCAGCTGGTGCAAACATTCAGACGCTTTGGAGCGCCATTAACAAGAGCGCGAACACGCTGAATGTTCGGGTTCCAACGGCGGTTGGTGCGCACGTGTGAGTGCGAGACCTGCTTACCAAAACCAGGGCCCTTGCCGCAGACTTCACATACAGAGGCCACGGTTATCTCCTTCGCTAGACGACTGGGCACGTGTACGCCCAGAAAATTGCAACCAATGAATGATAACCGACTTCAGGCGGTGAATCCAAGGCAAGTAGCCAGTGGTATTGCGCACGTCTCAGCCTTTCGCCACGGTTTCTACCCGTCACACCAGCGCATATGCGCACTGGTTGCGCGAGGTGTCGGAGCCAGCAGGTAACCTAACACATGGGAGGAGAAGACATGGCGGACCTCAACGAGCGAGGCAATCAAGCTGAGCGCTCAGCGGTTTCACAAGCGGCAGCGACCGAATCCGAACGCTGGACCGCGCTCACCCGGCCACTAGACCGCCACCTTGGCAAACGCACGGCTAACGCGCTGGCAAAGATGGGGATTCACACCGTGGGTGATCTGCTCGCACACGTCCCATTCCGGCTGGCGCGCCGCGGCGAACTACTTCCGATCCAGGCGATTCGCGACGGCGATTCGGTCACCGTGATCGCCCGCGTGCTCGATGCGAGCGTGCGCCCAATGAACCGGCGGCGGGGCTACATCCTCAACGTGCTGATTTCCGACGGGCAACACAATCTGGAGATTGCTTTCTTTGCGAAGTCGTCCCGTCCGCTCAACTTCCATGCAAGCAAGCTGCGTCCGGGTACGCTCGCCACGTTTTCTGGAACGATCTCCTCCTATCGTGGCCAGTTGCAGCTCACGCACCCGGAATACGAGGTGGTGGACGATCCCGATAGCGTGGATCCGGAAAAGATTGCCGAGCCGATTCCGATCTATCACGCGTCGAGTGCGATCCCGTCGTGGAAAATCCACAAGGCAATCCAGGTGGTTCTCCAAGCAGTTACGGAAGACGATCTGCCCGATCCACTACCGGCCACCTACCGTGCCGACCACGGCCTGCCCTCCCGTTTCGAGGCTCTCCACATGGCACATCAGCCGCGCTCCGAGTCGGACTGGCACGTGGCCGTGGAGCGGTTCAAACACGAGGAAGCGTTCGTCTTGCAAGCGCTGCTTGCCCAGCGTGCGGCTGCCGCGCAAGCGATCCCGGCGCCCGCGTTGCCCATTCCTAACGAGGCCGGCCTTCTCGCCGCTTTCGACTCCCGGCTGCCCTTCGAGCTGACGAAAGGCCAGCGTGAGGTCGGCGA from Trueperella bialowiezensis encodes the following:
- the leuC gene encoding 3-isopropylmalate dehydratase large subunit; translation: MSGTLAEKVWRDHIVKKGENGAPDLLYIDLQLVHEVTSPQAFEGLRQAGRKVRRPDLTIATEDHNTPTVNIDLPIADPTSRTQIHTLRKNAEDFGVRLHSLGDADQGIVHVVGPQLGITQPGMTIVCGDSHTSTHGAFGALAFGIGTSQVEHVLATQTLPVAPFKTMAINVNGKLKPGTTAKDIILAVIAKIGTNGGSGYVLEYRGEAIRNLSMEGRMTICNMSIEAGARAGMIAPDETTFEYIKGRPHAPEGEEWDAALEYWKTLRSDDDAVFDAEVDLNADDLEPFVTWGTNPGQGIPISGEVPDPADMGDETLRAAAERALEYMDLEPGTKMRDIAVDTVFIGSCTNGRIEDLRSVVNVIKGKKKAEGVRVMVVPGSARVRLQAEQEGLDKVFLDFGAEWRNAGCSMCLGMNPDQLSPGERAASTSNRNFEGRQGKGARTHLVSPLVAAATAVRGKLSTPADLVD
- the murA gene encoding UDP-N-acetylglucosamine 1-carboxyvinyltransferase, producing MAGVLKVRGGRPLTGEIRVRGAKNLVSKAMVAALLTDETSVLRNVPLIRDVDVVSELLRMHGAEVDYDQAAGTVTITPASLHLPDPAMVDELAGSSRIPILFCGPLLHRLGEAFIPDLGGCHIGDRPVDFHLRVLEDFGAIRDEQELGLHLTAPSGLKARKVKLPYPSVGATEQTLLAAVRAKGITELRGAAVEPEIMDLIAILQKMGALITVDTDRTIHIEGVERLHGFTHTALPDRIEAGSWAAAALATKGDITILGAVQDPMMNFLNVYRKVGGEFDVFDGGIRFWHPGTPLRSLPIETDVHPGFMTDWQQPMVVALTQAEGVSIVHETVYENRFGFTKALNKMGAKIQVYRECLGSKRCRFGQANFYHSAVIQGPTPLQAADITVPDLRGGFSHLIAALAAEGESNVAGIDLINRGYEHFMQKLQALNADVERLD
- a CDS encoding NADPH-dependent FMN reductase produces the protein MKIAYVVGSLSKDSINRALAEAIVELAPEGVEMVEAEIKDLPLFNRDNEHDFPEPARKFKDLMYEADGVLFITPEHNRSYSAPIHNAIEWASRPYGEWPLAGKPVATAGHSPSGIGTALAQQQLRSSLLFFGPKLMSQPEAYIDGTRTGVLEDGKITNEESRAVLKQFIEAFAQFVEANK
- a CDS encoding AMIN-like domain-containing (lipo)protein — its product is MTTSETKLYLGKRLFGLCAVVALTLSGCSNSSEEAESTPSATTASASASPTATPEPTPTDEVTPSPSPEEPALPDVSVAQRTGDYLKPNEPSQSPNWPHSLGQALPIAAAEGPGYFTIEYDASAGEMIDWYTDGWAEAELAVEEGSGLPIDVNGKRALQIFVSGIRYPEPTDPQLIVNPEYPSGLTGSHVSGPFEGMHSIVIGADEDMPYRIETKEDPMTLTIFFDKP
- the leuD gene encoding 3-isopropylmalate dehydratase small subunit translates to MEKFIKHTGVGVPLRRSNVDTDQIIPAVFLKRVSRTGFEDALFYAWRKDPDFVLNKEEYKRGSVLVAGPDFGTGSSREHAVWALKDYGFRAVLAPRFADIFRGNSGKQGLVAGVVAQEDIEQLWKILENEPGTEVTVDLENRQVHAAGFTCSFQIDDYTRWMLMEGLDDIGITLRDEELITEFERNRPSFKPKTLPAKTAGAEHVESARPVGADDQLV
- a CDS encoding thiamine-phosphate kinase, which codes for MLISETTEDILLSRFLPLLPASSAIVPTGDDSAVLHMRGHTAVSTDMLVEDRHFRRDWSSGSDVGFRAAMQNLADAVAMGARPRSLVISLGLPGDLEVEWVEDFARGLAEACSGLGVSVDGGDLVGADEIVIGVTVLGDMEGREPVLRGGAQPGDIVIHAGNLGHGRAGYEILNAGIEVDDALAPLVDDFRRPKPPLEQALAAAQSGVLTAMMDVSDGLIRDARRMAKASGVWMNFSGANLEPRLKDLAIAAGRLRANRREWLYTGGEDHGFLATIRPGTPVPAGFVEIGEVMGASQGGRVTLEGRDIAGLGGWEHFGG
- a CDS encoding D-alanine--D-alanine ligase family protein, whose protein sequence is MKKIRLALIYGGTSGEHSISRITAGGILRALDPQRYDVVSIGIRPDGTWVPGEVDPAAMTMDSGLGEVPESDRRIVLPPGDGSQPLLELSADGTDARVLGPIDVAFPVLHGPFGEDGTIQGLFEMANVPYVGCGVLASAAGMDKDMMKKVLVSAGLPVGPYVGVTARQWRTERDQVLAAVAELEFPVYVKPARAGSSLGISRVERIDDVAAAVDEAQRHDPKVVIEQGIAGREIEVAVLGGGADGPARASLPGEVLLEAPTAGFYDFESKYVDTDGLTMSIPAQISPETTDAVRELAVRAFDAFECEGLTRVDFFVRESGEVLINEINTMPGFTPFSMYPTMWEATGIPYAELIDELVRLALDRPRGLR
- the rpmB gene encoding 50S ribosomal protein L28, which produces MASVCEVCGKGPGFGKQVSHSHVRTNRRWNPNIQRVRALVNGAPKRLNVCTSCIKAGKVTRNI